A genomic region of Deinococcus humi contains the following coding sequences:
- the rnhA gene encoding ribonuclease HI — protein sequence MTRPRTSFPKTAARKAQDKARDLLPLKAGIQPTVPVAGNVVDLFSDGACDTAAGHGGWACILRAGEHELVLSGNEEGTTNNRMELRGLLEGLQSLKRPCQVRVITDSQYLRKAFTDGWILNWQRNGWKTAGKEPVKNQDLWEALIEQARTHALTFVWVKGHAGHGENERVDELAVQERKKLRAR from the coding sequence GTGACGCGCCCCCGAACCTCATTCCCCAAGACTGCCGCCCGCAAGGCGCAGGACAAGGCGCGCGATCTGCTGCCGCTGAAAGCGGGCATCCAGCCCACCGTTCCGGTTGCCGGAAATGTGGTGGACCTGTTCAGTGACGGCGCGTGTGACACGGCCGCGGGACACGGCGGCTGGGCCTGCATCCTGCGCGCTGGGGAGCATGAACTGGTCCTGAGCGGCAACGAGGAGGGCACCACCAACAACCGCATGGAACTGCGCGGCCTCCTCGAAGGCCTCCAGAGCCTCAAGCGGCCCTGCCAGGTGCGCGTGATCACCGACAGCCAGTACCTGCGCAAGGCCTTCACCGACGGCTGGATTCTGAACTGGCAGCGCAACGGCTGGAAAACGGCGGGCAAGGAACCGGTCAAGAATCAGGATCTGTGGGAAGCGTTGATCGAGCAGGCCAGGACACACGCCCTGACCTTCGTGTGGGTCAAGGGCCACGCCGGGCACGGCGAGAACGAGCGGGTAGACGAACTGGCCGTGCAGGAACGCAAGAAACTTCGGGCGAGGTGA
- a CDS encoding PP2C family protein-serine/threonine phosphatase: protein MQAAGAPNWSFGLLTDVGRQRQGGVNQDAALALNLPHGGLFAVADGMGGHAAGELAANLALDALSQHYLTRRSPPPMRLAEAVQDANVAVLRHAVGEYVGMGTTLIAALIDRGALLIAHVGDSRAYLLRDGELFRLTEDHSWVSEQVRLGHLTEEEAREHQWRSVVSNALGGEERVRLELFGLRLRAGDRVLLCSDGLSSVIKDIELLKLLARPLDPDATARCLVDAANDAGGPDNITVLVIDVHQDLKLPAYDLPSAQHGGPDYVDVLLGTQRGSSLITYLLLLIAYLTLLGVMLMPAHRPALGVLGTALLVGILLFQRLGLVRRANRPLTAPSAILAMAGPRLTSTATAPQLTPAPNADEAGRTGRVLKAGTRQDRGRT from the coding sequence ATGCAGGCTGCGGGAGCGCCGAATTGGTCATTTGGCCTGCTGACGGACGTGGGTCGTCAGCGCCAGGGCGGCGTGAATCAGGACGCCGCCCTGGCGCTCAACCTGCCGCATGGCGGCCTGTTCGCGGTGGCCGACGGGATGGGGGGACACGCAGCAGGAGAGCTGGCTGCCAACCTGGCACTGGACGCCCTGAGCCAGCACTATCTGACCCGGCGGTCCCCGCCGCCCATGCGGCTGGCCGAGGCTGTGCAGGACGCCAATGTCGCGGTTTTGCGGCATGCCGTGGGCGAATACGTGGGCATGGGCACCACCCTGATTGCCGCGCTGATCGACCGCGGCGCGCTGCTGATCGCCCATGTGGGCGATTCCCGCGCCTATCTGCTGCGCGACGGCGAACTGTTCCGCCTGACCGAGGACCACTCCTGGGTCAGCGAGCAGGTCCGGCTGGGCCACCTGACCGAGGAAGAGGCCAGGGAGCATCAGTGGCGCAGCGTGGTCAGCAACGCGCTGGGCGGCGAGGAGCGCGTGCGGCTGGAACTGTTCGGCCTGCGGCTCCGGGCCGGAGACCGGGTGCTGCTATGCAGCGACGGGCTGAGCAGCGTGATCAAGGACATAGAGCTGCTGAAACTGCTGGCCCGCCCCCTGGACCCGGATGCCACGGCCCGCTGCCTGGTCGACGCCGCCAACGACGCGGGCGGTCCGGACAACATTACGGTCCTGGTGATCGATGTCCATCAGGACCTGAAGCTACCCGCCTACGATCTGCCCTCCGCCCAACACGGAGGGCCAGATTACGTGGACGTGCTGCTCGGCACGCAGCGGGGCAGCAGCTTGATCACCTACCTGCTGCTGCTGATCGCCTACCTCACGCTGCTGGGCGTCATGCTGATGCCCGCCCATCGTCCGGCACTGGGTGTCCTCGGCACCGCCCTGCTGGTGGGCATTCTGCTGTTCCAGCGACTGGGTCTGGTGCGCCGCGCCAACAGACCGCTGACTGCGCCGAGCGCCATTCTGGCGATGGCTGGGCCGCGCCTGACGTCAACTGCCACCGCCCCGCAGCTCACTCCTGCTCCGAATGCGGATGAGGCAGGCCGGACCGGGCGAGTGCTGAAAGCCGGCACCAGACAGGACCGTGGAAGAACCTGA
- a CDS encoding PIG-L deacetylase family protein, whose product MRIMAVFAHPDDEIGCAGTLAKHAARGDEIMLVWTTLGELASQFGDTSHEEVTRIRREHGAWVADRIGAKYHFFDMGDSRMTGGRNEALQLARLYATFRPNAVITWSDDHPHPDHRMTAKIAFDAITLARIPKIVNEQGDGQAMPPAPDLSGDDAVESGEDVRRLEAWRDPIRFYQYFAPASPYPEVFVNIGDTLETAAAIASYYRDFYKWQWTDELFREGRAGAGRLAGVKYAERFNLRASHLRARDYLD is encoded by the coding sequence ATGCGAATCATGGCTGTGTTTGCCCACCCTGACGACGAGATCGGTTGCGCTGGCACGCTGGCGAAGCACGCGGCGCGCGGCGACGAGATCATGCTGGTCTGGACGACGCTGGGCGAACTTGCCAGCCAGTTCGGCGATACCTCACACGAGGAGGTGACCCGTATCCGGCGCGAGCATGGAGCATGGGTGGCCGACAGGATCGGCGCGAAATACCACTTCTTCGACATGGGGGACAGCCGCATGACTGGGGGCCGCAACGAGGCGCTGCAACTGGCCCGGTTGTACGCCACTTTCCGGCCCAACGCCGTCATCACCTGGAGCGACGATCATCCGCACCCCGATCACCGCATGACGGCCAAAATCGCCTTCGACGCGATCACGCTGGCCCGCATTCCCAAGATCGTCAACGAGCAGGGTGACGGTCAGGCCATGCCCCCGGCCCCCGATCTGAGCGGCGACGACGCCGTGGAGAGCGGTGAGGACGTGCGCCGCCTGGAAGCGTGGCGCGATCCGATCCGCTTCTATCAGTACTTCGCCCCGGCCAGCCCCTATCCCGAAGTCTTCGTGAACATCGGGGACACGCTGGAGACGGCGGCGGCCATCGCCTCGTACTACCGGGATTTCTACAAGTGGCAGTGGACGGACGAACTGTTCCGCGAGGGCCGCGCGGGGGCCGGACGGCTGGCCGGGGTCAAGTATGCCGAACGTTTCAACCTCCGCGCCAGCCACCTCCGGGCGCGGGACTACTTGGACTGA
- a CDS encoding PSP1 domain-containing protein, translated as MVVLPVRFERSPRLHPMLSEETFPVGTRVVVQGKRGPEVATVRGEPGQAKNNERYGAVLRAATPEDLDRWEELHRTGEDLKWLLRARARERGLAVKLVAVEFTLDESLVTVSYSADERIELTGLIGEVREHTTARVNFAAIGPREQAQMIGALGACGRGNCSSTHLQDFAPVSIRMARDQQLPLNPEKLSGPCGRLLCCLQFEHTQYQELLRDLPRKNAKVCHTGTGACGKVTKLHPLAGTVDVYSDQGMLMNVPVGELRRASENDGKGPAGKRSTDSPE; from the coding sequence ATGGTCGTCCTTCCCGTCCGGTTCGAGCGCAGTCCACGCCTCCATCCCATGCTCAGCGAGGAAACCTTTCCCGTGGGCACGCGGGTGGTCGTGCAGGGCAAGCGTGGGCCGGAAGTCGCCACCGTGCGCGGCGAACCCGGGCAGGCGAAGAACAATGAGCGGTACGGAGCGGTGCTGCGCGCGGCTACGCCGGAGGATCTGGATCGCTGGGAAGAGTTGCACCGCACCGGTGAGGATCTGAAGTGGCTGCTGCGCGCGCGCGCGCGTGAGCGTGGACTGGCCGTCAAGCTGGTTGCAGTGGAATTCACGCTGGACGAGAGCCTGGTCACCGTCAGCTACAGCGCCGACGAACGCATCGAATTGACCGGCCTGATCGGCGAGGTGCGCGAACACACCACGGCCCGCGTGAACTTCGCGGCCATCGGCCCGCGCGAGCAGGCGCAGATGATCGGCGCCCTGGGCGCGTGCGGGCGGGGAAACTGCTCCAGCACCCACCTGCAGGACTTCGCCCCAGTCAGCATCCGCATGGCACGTGACCAGCAGCTCCCGCTGAACCCGGAAAAACTGTCTGGGCCGTGCGGCCGGCTACTGTGTTGCCTGCAGTTCGAACATACTCAGTACCAGGAACTGCTGCGCGACCTGCCACGCAAGAACGCCAAGGTCTGCCACACGGGCACCGGCGCGTGCGGCAAGGTGACCAAACTGCACCCGCTGGCCGGAACCGTGGATGTCTACAGTGATCAGGGCATGTTGATGAATGTGCCCGTGGGTGAACTGCGGCGTGCTTCCGAGAACGACGGCAAGGGACCGGCAGGCAAACGCAGCACTGACTCTCCGGAGTGA
- a CDS encoding acyl-CoA thioesterase: MSVSIQTTIRVRYAETDMMGVVHHATYPVWFEVGRTDLMRELGLPYTEIEARGYYLMLSGLNVEYRRAARYDDELTVTTQISAIRSRTVTFIYQVLRGEELVATGETRHITTDKQYRPARMPEDVLKALGG; this comes from the coding sequence GTGAGCGTCTCCATCCAGACCACCATCCGGGTGCGCTACGCCGAAACCGACATGATGGGCGTCGTCCATCACGCCACCTACCCGGTGTGGTTCGAGGTGGGACGCACGGACCTGATGCGCGAGCTGGGGCTGCCGTACACCGAGATCGAGGCGCGCGGCTATTACCTGATGCTCTCGGGCCTAAACGTGGAGTATCGCCGCGCCGCACGCTACGACGACGAACTGACCGTAACCACGCAGATCTCGGCCATTCGCAGCCGCACCGTCACATTCATCTATCAGGTTCTGCGCGGCGAGGAACTTGTGGCGACCGGAGAAACCCGCCACATCACCACCGACAAACAGTATCGCCCGGCCCGCATGCCGGAGGACGTGCTCAAGGCGCTGGGCGGCTAG
- a CDS encoding RidA family protein gives MKDKVQTADAPAAIGPYSQAIVFGNLVVTSGQIPLTPDGQLVEGGITEQTEQVMQNLRAVLGAAGTDLDRVVKTTVFLADMNEFADMNAVYERHFPAPAPARSTVQVARLPRDVRVEIEVLAELH, from the coding sequence ATGAAAGACAAGGTACAGACCGCCGACGCCCCCGCCGCCATCGGCCCCTATAGCCAGGCTATTGTTTTCGGCAATCTGGTGGTCACCAGCGGCCAGATTCCACTGACGCCGGACGGTCAGCTGGTAGAGGGCGGAATCACCGAGCAGACCGAACAGGTCATGCAGAACCTGCGCGCCGTCCTGGGCGCAGCGGGCACCGATCTGGACCGCGTGGTCAAGACGACCGTGTTTCTGGCCGACATGAATGAGTTCGCCGACATGAACGCCGTTTACGAACGTCACTTTCCCGCCCCGGCCCCGGCCCGCAGCACCGTGCAGGTGGCCCGCCTTCCACGCGACGTGCGGGTGGAGATTGAGGTGCTGGCCGAGTTGCACTGA
- a CDS encoding M3 family oligoendopeptidase produces MTASSDRVESKLQVPESAASWEAYRPRYEALLDTGLTAADVPAWLSRWSALNAELGETGAKLSTHADLHTDDEAAQGRSQAFVAGVIPPAARMGQALTEKLLAVPDYTPAPDFALNYRRFRDAAALFREANVDLEVTHEQQKNRHSVITGNQKVTLNGLTLTIPQARQQLDSPDRAARKDAWWALTVSNMEAAPQLDAVMLDLIRTRQQLARNADEANYRDFRWKQLDRLDYTPADCQAFHDAVREEAVPLAGELVRGIALELGLDRVRPWDYNRNNLLDPSGRESLKPFTTGDQLQTLAQTAFAGLDADLAARFGQMRASGLLDLESRPGKMTHAYCQYFPVNNEPFVLMNVVGSAEDLRVLFHEVGHAFHGFYSGDAQPLLWNRWSPIEFVEIPSMAMEFLTLDHLDHVFNGEELARYRRNQLQGVVTFLPWAAQMDAFQHWLYAEAPEDVDIAALDAKWLELDRTFHPFVDWEGIDEGIRAKSWQYYHIFQVPFYYIEYAMCYLAAVGIWREARTDPAAALERYKAALRLGNAAGVPELYRAAGVEFRFDRDYIKGLMEFLKAQLA; encoded by the coding sequence ATGACCGCATCATCGGACCGGGTTGAGAGCAAATTGCAGGTTCCCGAAAGCGCCGCGAGTTGGGAAGCGTACCGCCCACGCTACGAGGCCCTGCTGGACACTGGATTGACGGCGGCGGACGTCCCGGCATGGTTGTCTCGCTGGAGCGCTCTGAACGCTGAGCTGGGCGAGACCGGGGCCAAGCTGTCCACCCACGCGGATCTCCACACCGACGACGAGGCGGCGCAGGGGCGCTCCCAGGCCTTCGTTGCCGGGGTGATCCCCCCGGCTGCCCGGATGGGTCAGGCGCTGACCGAGAAGTTGCTGGCCGTGCCGGACTACACACCTGCGCCAGACTTCGCCCTGAACTACCGCCGTTTCCGCGACGCCGCCGCGCTGTTCCGCGAGGCCAACGTGGATCTGGAAGTCACGCACGAGCAGCAGAAAAACCGCCATTCGGTGATCACCGGCAATCAGAAGGTCACGCTCAATGGGCTGACCCTGACCATCCCCCAGGCCAGGCAGCAGCTGGATAGCCCGGACCGGGCGGCGCGCAAGGACGCGTGGTGGGCACTGACGGTCAGCAACATGGAGGCCGCGCCCCAGCTCGACGCCGTGATGCTGGACCTGATCCGCACCCGCCAGCAGCTGGCCCGCAACGCCGACGAGGCCAATTACCGCGACTTCCGCTGGAAGCAGCTCGACCGCCTGGACTACACCCCCGCCGACTGCCAGGCCTTCCACGACGCCGTGCGGGAGGAGGCCGTGCCGCTGGCCGGCGAACTCGTGCGGGGGATCGCGCTGGAACTGGGGTTGGACCGCGTGCGTCCCTGGGACTACAACCGCAACAATCTGCTGGACCCCTCGGGTCGGGAGTCGCTGAAGCCGTTCACGACGGGCGACCAATTGCAGACGCTGGCACAGACGGCCTTCGCAGGCCTGGACGCCGATCTGGCCGCCCGTTTTGGGCAGATGCGGGCCAGCGGGCTGCTGGACCTGGAATCGCGCCCCGGCAAGATGACGCATGCCTACTGCCAGTATTTCCCGGTAAACAATGAGCCCTTCGTGCTGATGAATGTGGTGGGTAGTGCCGAGGACCTGCGGGTGCTGTTTCACGAGGTGGGGCACGCCTTCCACGGCTTTTACAGCGGTGATGCCCAGCCGCTGCTGTGGAACCGCTGGAGTCCCATCGAGTTCGTGGAGATTCCCAGCATGGCGATGGAATTCCTGACCCTGGACCATCTGGATCATGTGTTTAACGGTGAGGAACTGGCCCGTTACCGCCGCAACCAGCTTCAGGGAGTGGTGACCTTTCTGCCGTGGGCGGCGCAGATGGACGCTTTCCAGCACTGGCTGTACGCCGAGGCCCCCGAGGATGTAGACATCGCCGCGCTGGATGCCAAATGGCTGGAACTGGACAGGACGTTTCACCCATTCGTCGACTGGGAGGGCATCGACGAGGGCATTCGGGCCAAGAGCTGGCAGTACTACCATATTTTCCAGGTGCCCTTCTACTACATCGAGTACGCGATGTGTTACCTGGCGGCGGTGGGCATCTGGCGTGAAGCCAGAACCGACCCGGCGGCGGCGCTGGAACGTTACAAGGCGGCGCTGCGCCTGGGCAACGCGGCGGGCGTGCCGGAGCTGTACCGCGCGGCGGGGGTGGAGTTCCGCTTCGACCGCGATTACATCAAAGGCCTGATGGAATTCCTGAAAGCGCAACTGGCATAG
- the rbfA gene encoding 30S ribosome-binding factor RbfA — protein MKPEQVQSQITRVLSEAISGLRDPRVPLIVTVERVTLTSDFSLARVYVSALGADMPDLLEALDHARGHLQRQVAQQVRMRRTPTLEFRAAEDNLL, from the coding sequence ATGAAGCCCGAACAGGTCCAGTCCCAGATCACCCGTGTCCTCAGCGAGGCGATCAGCGGTCTGCGTGATCCGCGCGTGCCGCTGATCGTGACCGTCGAGCGCGTGACCCTGACCTCAGACTTCAGTCTGGCGCGTGTGTACGTCAGTGCTCTGGGGGCCGACATGCCCGACTTGCTCGAGGCCCTGGATCACGCGCGCGGCCACCTGCAACGGCAGGTTGCTCAGCAGGTGCGCATGCGCCGCACGCCCACGCTGGAATTCCGCGCGGCCGAGGACAACCTGCTGTGA
- a CDS encoding vWA domain-containing protein — protein sequence MQSAILRTLTLSLSLAVLDTAAGATPPKPSPAQAPATCVLPAGPLPTRTRAVFVLDTSGSMRGIGDGQANIFDGVRTELNRYVRTTRPDRVELLTFDAGLRTRKGFDRPAGTVQWNSALQALSADGNNTYLYRSLRAALEPLTGSAQYVTTVFVLTDGIDNDDVRPFTAAQALAAFGTRGPFDRLHYVALGTRIPADARQALIDSDYADGLTVPLGQVPQLDGPGLGTGLLRVNSEGALLVPLADGTRVALATPDARTLQLAENVVTNGQVQLRQSGDVPYGSAAALCAPATAAAPGSVAPRPQRLLLRLKLQSPVTLLNPGADRALAWGEQTVLRYRAIPGLKLDDLKVDGLPPGLGAVVSHLPGAREFSIHFTNRSLDPGQTVTPLLALSGGAEEVMLPAVQGRAGGRTPYAAVPVRLLPAETEAAKAQPTRAAPAGRGATSGGVSAWPWALGLALAAGAVILAWLVVRRKRTGKVPGAGRQRPRRGAAGGARLRPPPPHDEPPAVEGIEYGVGRVLSLVAAGGEVTPVPIPLGGPFDLGQLARVPHLSGLRAEQHRDGLKILRVPVDLEVSQGARLVEAGDVVRPGALLGVAVARAGRAPHLPLGALAGLGLPLTLRHDAANVRAAGPYGQHTVTLPAGQSDLGAAFGAPVLGGLKVTLSGPNVLLVEVPIGLRLRRSGETAPLQPGSYLPDLTLVDLPEGA from the coding sequence ATGCAGTCCGCCATCCTCCGCACCCTCACGCTGAGCCTCAGTCTGGCCGTTCTCGACACGGCGGCTGGGGCGACACCGCCGAAGCCGTCGCCTGCCCAAGCTCCGGCCACCTGCGTCCTGCCAGCTGGCCCACTCCCCACACGCACACGGGCGGTGTTCGTGCTGGACACCAGTGGCAGCATGCGAGGCATCGGCGACGGACAGGCCAATATCTTCGATGGGGTCCGGACCGAGCTGAACCGCTACGTGCGCACCACGCGGCCTGACCGGGTGGAACTGTTGACCTTCGACGCCGGGCTGCGAACCCGCAAAGGGTTTGACCGGCCGGCTGGAACAGTGCAATGGAACTCTGCGCTTCAGGCCCTCAGCGCGGACGGCAACAACACCTACCTGTACCGCAGCCTGCGCGCCGCCCTTGAGCCCCTGACCGGGAGCGCGCAGTACGTGACCACCGTTTTCGTGCTGACCGATGGCATCGACAACGACGATGTGCGTCCCTTCACGGCGGCCCAGGCGCTGGCGGCTTTTGGCACGCGGGGCCCCTTCGACCGCCTGCATTACGTGGCGCTGGGGACCCGTATTCCTGCCGACGCCCGGCAGGCGCTGATCGACAGCGACTATGCCGACGGCCTGACCGTGCCGCTGGGCCAGGTGCCGCAGTTGGACGGTCCCGGCCTAGGCACCGGCCTGCTGCGGGTGAACAGCGAGGGGGCGTTGCTTGTTCCCCTGGCCGATGGCACACGGGTGGCGCTGGCGACTCCGGACGCCCGAACCCTGCAACTGGCCGAGAACGTGGTCACGAACGGTCAGGTGCAGTTGAGACAGAGTGGTGACGTTCCGTACGGCTCGGCGGCGGCGCTGTGTGCGCCGGCCACAGCGGCGGCGCCCGGCAGCGTGGCCCCCCGGCCCCAGCGCCTGCTGCTGCGCCTGAAGCTGCAGTCCCCCGTGACCCTGTTGAATCCCGGCGCGGACCGGGCGCTGGCCTGGGGCGAGCAAACCGTGCTGCGCTACCGCGCCATCCCTGGCCTGAAGCTGGACGATCTCAAGGTGGACGGTCTTCCGCCGGGACTGGGAGCCGTGGTGTCGCACCTGCCCGGCGCGCGGGAATTCTCCATCCACTTCACCAACCGCTCCCTGGACCCTGGGCAGACCGTCACGCCGCTGCTGGCGCTATCCGGTGGGGCGGAGGAGGTGATGCTTCCTGCCGTTCAGGGGCGCGCGGGAGGCCGGACCCCGTATGCCGCCGTTCCTGTCAGACTCCTGCCAGCGGAAACGGAAGCTGCGAAGGCGCAACCGACGCGAGCAGCGCCGGCTGGGCGGGGGGCCACGTCGGGAGGGGTGTCGGCGTGGCCGTGGGCGCTGGGGCTGGCCCTCGCGGCGGGGGCAGTCATCCTCGCCTGGCTGGTGGTACGGCGGAAACGCACTGGGAAGGTGCCAGGGGCCGGCAGGCAGAGGCCACGCCGTGGGGCGGCCGGAGGTGCCCGCCTGAGGCCGCCGCCCCCCCACGACGAGCCGCCAGCCGTGGAGGGCATCGAGTACGGGGTGGGCCGTGTCCTGTCACTGGTGGCCGCTGGTGGCGAGGTGACCCCCGTGCCCATCCCGCTGGGCGGTCCCTTCGATCTGGGGCAGCTGGCCCGCGTGCCGCACCTGAGCGGTCTACGGGCCGAGCAGCACCGCGACGGCCTCAAGATTCTGCGGGTGCCCGTCGACCTGGAGGTCAGCCAGGGCGCGCGGCTGGTGGAGGCGGGGGATGTGGTGCGCCCCGGCGCGCTGCTGGGCGTCGCCGTGGCGCGGGCAGGCCGCGCGCCCCATCTCCCGTTGGGCGCCCTGGCCGGCCTGGGGCTGCCCCTGACCCTGCGCCACGACGCCGCCAACGTGCGGGCAGCTGGCCCCTACGGCCAGCACACAGTCACCCTGCCCGCAGGGCAGAGCGATCTGGGGGCCGCCTTCGGCGCCCCTGTGCTGGGCGGCCTCAAGGTGACCCTCAGCGGCCCCAACGTCCTGCTGGTGGAGGTGCCCATCGGCCTGCGCCTGCGCCGCAGCGGCGAGACCGCCCCGTTACAGCCCGGCAGCTACCTTCCGGATCTGACGTTGGTTGACCTGCCCGAAGGGGCCTGA
- a CDS encoding DUF4870 domain-containing protein produces the protein MSPTVLAIPEADRTPAVLVHLSPLAGFLLPTLGNVLGPLVAWLALRDRSPALNQQGKEALNFQLSMWVYGVVIGVLAFALFSLGVIGGALGTAAGSEDLGIFAFLGTFAAFFVFFVPLLLLLSIIPFIFMIVAVVRVSSGQPYHYPLSIRFVR, from the coding sequence ATGAGCCCCACTGTCCTCGCCATCCCCGAGGCGGACCGCACCCCGGCGGTGCTGGTCCACCTGTCGCCGCTGGCGGGCTTCCTGTTGCCCACCCTGGGCAACGTGCTGGGACCGCTGGTGGCGTGGCTGGCCTTGCGGGACCGCAGCCCCGCGCTGAACCAGCAGGGTAAGGAGGCGCTCAATTTTCAGTTGAGCATGTGGGTCTACGGCGTCGTCATCGGCGTGCTGGCCTTCGCCCTGTTCAGTCTGGGGGTCATCGGCGGGGCGCTGGGCACGGCAGCAGGCTCGGAAGATCTTGGCATTTTTGCCTTTCTGGGCACCTTTGCGGCCTTCTTTGTGTTCTTCGTGCCGCTGCTGCTGCTCCTAAGCATTATCCCCTTCATCTTTATGATCGTGGCGGTGGTGCGGGTCAGCTCCGGCCAGCCCTACCACTACCCCCTGAGCATCCGCTTCGTGCGCTGA
- a CDS encoding LysM peptidoglycan-binding domain-containing protein encodes MPLRHLFFIFLLLTGSAFSATNISPSRTVTVRSGDTLYKLATRAGLSVAQLKAANGLKSNTIRVGQVLKLSRAAVIPMPPIRVPVTRPTAVTYTVQRGDFLSKIAAKYGVSVGALQAANHISGTLITPGQRLKIPARGAAPPPRPTTEVRTLYTYVHVHAGETAAKIAHKYRISVDQLRRLNGLSSYRYIMPGMKVLVPSHVPVPIPPQPQGRAASHKQLRPLNIPVQIINVDLRYRNVLIAPVLPGGSLRFGSGARVSQLARSSGAQAIINGSYFHPHSYAPAGDIVMQGRMLTWGRIPQALAITPDNRAAIRPSTTGLLRVPLDSAWHGMETVIATGPRILKNGRVQRQYNSAFRDPALFGRAARSAIGLISNRDLVMVSTRARLTTTEMAKVMARLGVKEALLLDGGSSTGLAWNGKPVLDSVRKVSYGIGVFTEYTGRRYIR; translated from the coding sequence ATGCCGCTCCGTCATCTCTTCTTCATTTTTCTGCTACTGACTGGGTCAGCCTTCTCGGCCACCAACATTTCGCCGTCCCGTACCGTCACCGTGCGTTCCGGCGACACCCTGTACAAGCTGGCCACGCGCGCCGGGCTCAGCGTGGCTCAGCTCAAGGCGGCCAACGGCCTGAAGAGCAACACCATCCGGGTGGGGCAGGTGCTGAAACTGAGCAGGGCGGCGGTCATTCCCATGCCTCCTATCCGCGTGCCGGTCACCAGACCGACCGCCGTGACCTACACCGTCCAGCGCGGCGACTTCCTGAGCAAGATTGCCGCGAAATATGGGGTCAGCGTCGGCGCGCTCCAGGCCGCCAACCACATCAGTGGCACGCTGATCACGCCGGGGCAGCGTCTAAAGATTCCGGCGCGCGGCGCGGCCCCTCCCCCCCGCCCCACCACCGAAGTGCGGACGCTATACACCTATGTCCATGTCCATGCCGGAGAGACGGCAGCCAAAATCGCCCACAAGTACCGCATCAGCGTGGATCAACTGCGCCGGTTGAACGGGCTGTCCAGCTACAGATACATTATGCCGGGCATGAAAGTCCTGGTTCCGTCGCACGTTCCGGTGCCGATTCCTCCCCAGCCGCAGGGGAGGGCGGCCAGCCACAAGCAGCTGCGGCCACTGAATATTCCGGTGCAGATCATCAACGTGGATCTGCGCTACCGCAACGTGCTGATCGCGCCTGTGCTGCCCGGCGGCAGCCTGAGGTTTGGTTCCGGCGCGCGAGTCAGCCAACTGGCCCGCTCCAGCGGCGCGCAGGCGATCATCAACGGCTCTTACTTCCACCCTCACAGCTACGCTCCCGCCGGGGACATCGTGATGCAGGGGCGTATGCTGACCTGGGGCCGCATCCCGCAGGCGCTGGCCATCACCCCCGACAACCGCGCCGCCATTCGCCCCAGCACCACGGGTCTGCTGCGCGTGCCGCTGGATAGCGCATGGCACGGCATGGAGACCGTGATCGCCACCGGGCCACGGATTCTGAAGAACGGGCGGGTGCAGCGCCAGTACAACAGCGCGTTCCGCGATCCGGCCCTGTTTGGCCGCGCCGCCCGCAGCGCCATAGGGCTGATCAGCAACCGCGATCTGGTGATGGTCAGCACCAGGGCGCGCCTGACCACCACTGAGATGGCCAAGGTCATGGCCCGACTGGGGGTCAAAGAGGCCCTGCTGCTGGACGGCGGCAGTTCCACCGGACTGGCCTGGAACGGCAAACCCGTGCTGGACAGCGTCCGCAAGGTCAGCTACGGCATAGGGGTGTTTACCGAATACACCGGGCGGCGTTACATCCGCTGA